A single genomic interval of Shinella zoogloeoides harbors:
- a CDS encoding Crp/Fnr family transcriptional regulator yields the protein MKIDRTVVRSLALFDRMSDDDLDRLLNHATARRVAQGDAVFEQGQQAASFFLLLHGRLKVTQVTADGQQIIVRVVHPGDLFGFAKALQRTDYPGTAKAATESVILGWPTDLWPHFVEQNPRLAVTAMQTIGQRLEEAHTRIREMSTQEVERRVAHAVLRLSKQAGRKEGEGIRIDFPISRQDIAEMTGTTLHTVSRILSAWESQGLVEGGRQKLLILDLSGLSALAEGARE from the coding sequence TTGAAGATTGACCGGACCGTCGTCCGGTCGCTCGCCCTGTTCGACCGGATGAGCGACGACGACCTCGACAGACTGCTGAACCATGCGACCGCACGGCGCGTCGCGCAGGGCGATGCCGTCTTCGAGCAGGGCCAGCAGGCGGCGAGCTTCTTCCTGCTGCTGCACGGCCGTCTCAAGGTGACGCAGGTGACGGCGGACGGCCAGCAGATCATCGTGCGCGTGGTGCATCCGGGCGACCTGTTCGGCTTCGCCAAGGCGCTGCAGCGCACGGACTACCCCGGCACGGCCAAGGCGGCGACGGAAAGCGTCATCCTCGGCTGGCCGACGGATTTGTGGCCGCATTTCGTCGAGCAGAATCCCCGCCTCGCCGTCACCGCCATGCAGACGATCGGCCAGCGGCTGGAGGAAGCCCATACCCGCATCCGCGAAATGTCGACGCAGGAGGTGGAGCGGCGCGTCGCCCATGCCGTGCTGCGCCTTTCCAAGCAGGCGGGCCGGAAGGAAGGCGAGGGCATCCGCATCGATTTTCCGATCTCGCGGCAGGACATCGCCGAGATGACCGGAACGACGCTGCACACCGTCTCGCGCATCCTCAGCGCCTGGGAATCGCAAGGACTCGTCGAGGGCGGGCGGCAGAAGCTGCTGATCCTCGACCTGAGCGGCCTGTCCGCGCTCGCCGAGGGCGCGCGAGAGTGA
- a CDS encoding SUMF1/EgtB/PvdO family nonheme iron enzyme — translation MAALTSKPLIPWTSLALPAILLAALATTVAVKADLVGAAPAGPVLDEPLTVEIAPRSFDYRDSGEFFRNGFAVDGPVRSVTVRRPLTIMKFQVTAADYGRCVADGACPPAEPGFAPGDATTTPVTGVSYDDAIAYAGWLSARTGEVWTLPTDRDLAFAAGTRFPDDALGVDIDSTNPADRWLADYRREAARKASRDPVPQTLGRFGENEYGFADFAGNVWEWTGTCNRRVNLDRKGEVLNDVSSCGIYVASGKHRAAMSSFVRNPKGGGCAVGVPPDNVGFRLVKDTRWYAPLLAALRARGMPV, via the coding sequence ATGGCTGCGCTGACTTCGAAACCCCTGATCCCTTGGACATCGCTTGCATTGCCCGCCATCCTGCTGGCCGCCTTGGCCACGACGGTGGCCGTCAAGGCCGATCTCGTCGGTGCTGCGCCCGCCGGCCCCGTGCTGGACGAACCGCTGACGGTGGAAATCGCGCCGCGCAGCTTCGACTATCGCGACAGTGGTGAGTTCTTCCGCAACGGTTTCGCCGTGGACGGACCGGTCCGGAGCGTCACCGTGCGCCGACCGCTGACCATCATGAAATTCCAGGTGACGGCCGCCGACTATGGCCGCTGCGTCGCCGACGGCGCCTGCCCGCCGGCCGAGCCGGGCTTTGCGCCCGGGGATGCCACCACTACGCCGGTGACCGGCGTCAGCTACGACGATGCCATCGCCTATGCCGGCTGGCTGAGCGCCCGCACGGGCGAGGTCTGGACGCTGCCGACCGATCGGGACCTTGCCTTCGCCGCCGGCACGCGCTTCCCCGATGACGCCCTCGGCGTGGATATCGACAGCACCAACCCTGCCGACCGCTGGCTCGCCGACTATCGCCGCGAGGCGGCGCGCAAGGCCTCGCGCGACCCCGTGCCGCAGACGCTCGGCAGATTCGGAGAGAACGAATACGGCTTCGCCGACTTTGCCGGCAATGTCTGGGAATGGACAGGGACATGCAACCGCCGCGTCAATCTCGACAGGAAGGGCGAGGTGCTGAACGACGTCTCGTCGTGCGGCATTTATGTCGCCAGCGGCAAGCATAGGGCGGCGATGAGTTCGTTCGTGCGCAACCCCAAGGGTGGCGGCTGTGCGGTCGGCGTGCCGCCGGACAATGTCGGCTTCCGGCTGGTCAAGGATACGCGCTGGTATGCGCCGCTGCTTGCGGCACTTCGCGCACGTGGAATGCCGGTCTGA